The following coding sequences are from one Selenomonas sputigena ATCC 35185 window:
- a CDS encoding ABC transporter substrate-binding protein: MIFSKKSLRLACAVLGATLLGSVFAGCGSKESGDTIKVGANFELTGNVANYGNATIEGLQLAIDEANEAGGINGKKIELVSVDDKSEAAESINAATKLISDDDVKVIVGPATTGLVLAETQTATDAKVPIIAPCATSPEATVENGKVKPYVFRSCFIDPQQGEVMATFAAKELKAKTAVIYVDNSSDYSKNLAKVFKEKFEAAGGKVVMEEAFLQKDQDFKATLTKLKTANADVMFVPAYYEEVGKIVKQAREMGINSAILGTDGWDDTKVVDIAGADALNNTFFSTHYSEKDAEVQGFIEAYKKKYNRAPNVFAALGYDAGKMLVDALKRAGSGDTEKIREALEATKDLKVGTGTISMDKNHNPIKTAVILEMKNGEKELKAKIAPEGN; the protein is encoded by the coding sequence ATGATTTTCAGCAAGAAGAGCCTGCGGCTCGCCTGCGCCGTTCTCGGAGCGACGCTCTTGGGCAGCGTCTTTGCAGGCTGCGGCTCGAAGGAGTCGGGCGATACGATCAAGGTCGGCGCGAACTTCGAGCTTACGGGCAACGTCGCGAACTACGGCAACGCTACGATTGAGGGCCTGCAGCTCGCAATCGACGAGGCGAATGAGGCCGGCGGCATCAATGGCAAGAAGATCGAGCTTGTTTCCGTCGACGACAAGTCGGAAGCGGCGGAGTCGATCAATGCGGCGACGAAGCTCATCTCCGACGACGACGTCAAGGTCATCGTCGGCCCTGCGACAACGGGCCTCGTGCTCGCCGAAACGCAGACGGCGACGGACGCGAAGGTGCCGATCATCGCACCGTGCGCGACGAGTCCCGAGGCGACAGTGGAAAACGGCAAGGTCAAGCCCTACGTCTTCCGCAGCTGCTTCATCGACCCGCAGCAGGGCGAAGTGATGGCAACCTTCGCCGCGAAGGAGCTCAAGGCGAAGACGGCAGTCATCTACGTCGACAACAGCTCGGACTACTCGAAGAACCTCGCGAAGGTGTTCAAGGAGAAGTTCGAAGCGGCGGGCGGCAAGGTCGTCATGGAAGAAGCCTTCCTGCAGAAGGATCAGGACTTCAAGGCGACGCTCACGAAGCTCAAGACGGCGAACGCTGACGTCATGTTCGTGCCCGCTTACTACGAGGAAGTCGGCAAGATCGTCAAGCAGGCGCGTGAGATGGGCATCAATTCTGCGATCCTCGGCACGGACGGCTGGGACGACACGAAGGTCGTCGACATCGCCGGCGCGGACGCGCTGAACAACACCTTCTTCAGCACGCATTACTCGGAGAAGGACGCCGAGGTGCAGGGCTTCATCGAAGCGTACAAGAAGAAGTACAACCGTGCACCGAACGTCTTCGCGGCTCTCGGCTATGATGCGGGCAAGATGCTCGTCGATGCTCTGAAGCGTGCAGGCAGCGGCGATACGGAAAAGATTCGCGAGGCGCTTGAGGCGACGAAGGATCTCAAGGTCGGTACGGGAACCATCTCTATGGATAAGAACCACAACCCGATCAAGACGGCGGTCATCCTTGAGATGAAGAACGGCGAAAAGGAACTCAAGGCGAAGATTGCGCCGGAGGGGAACTGA
- a CDS encoding SWEET family sugar transporter, with translation MESESEHVEKKAANLGKSAVQDKMKVVGTIGSILSVCMYVSYIPQIIGNLSGHPGDWIQPFVAFINCTIWVAYGFFKQQRDWPIVIANSPGIVFGLTTALTALF, from the coding sequence ATGGAATCCGAGTCAGAGCATGTGGAGAAGAAGGCTGCCAATCTCGGGAAGAGCGCCGTGCAGGATAAGATGAAGGTCGTCGGAACGATCGGATCCATTCTGTCCGTGTGCATGTATGTCTCCTATATCCCGCAGATCATCGGCAATCTGTCCGGACATCCGGGCGATTGGATTCAGCCGTTCGTCGCGTTCATCAACTGCACGATCTGGGTGGCGTACGGCTTCTTCAAGCAGCAGCGCGATTGGCCGATCGTCATTGCCAACTCTCCAGGAATCGTCTTCGGTCTGACCACTGCATTGACTGCGCTCTTTTAG
- a CDS encoding TOBE domain-containing protein, which produces MKLSARNQFKGKVVSIEKGAVNAIVGIEIAGGNVVTATISMGSVERLGLVIGKEAYAVIKATSVMVGVDD; this is translated from the coding sequence ATGAAGCTCAGTGCAAGAAATCAGTTCAAGGGCAAGGTCGTATCCATCGAGAAAGGTGCGGTCAATGCCATCGTTGGCATCGAGATCGCAGGCGGCAACGTCGTCACGGCGACCATCAGTATGGGGTCCGTCGAGCGGCTTGGCCTTGTGATCGGCAAGGAAGCCTATGCCGTCATTAAGGCGACTTCCGTCATGGTCGGCGTGGACGACTGA